One Triticum dicoccoides isolate Atlit2015 ecotype Zavitan unplaced genomic scaffold, WEW_v2.0 scaffold3099, whole genome shotgun sequence DNA window includes the following coding sequences:
- the LOC119345831 gene encoding BTB/POZ and MATH domain-containing protein 1-like: MAASQKPTERVVSLCTPTTAETMLVFDIAGYSLHKGISAGKFIQSNPVSVGGYEWCIRYYPDGDASKESEDHVSVYLELLTKGAKARVIYDLRLVNHEIDLTTGRCCPKSPTEFDSLDASILGRNKQLKKKRSELEKSPFLRDDHLMIECALTVIKEPLVEETVKIRVPPSDLADNLGKWLETKEETDVTFNVRGETFHAHKILLAMRSPVFKAQLYGPMGDRTARNITVEDMQPDVFKDLLDFIY, encoded by the coding sequence ATGGCAGCATCCCAGAAGCCAACAGAAAGGGTGGTGTCGTTGTGTACCCCGACGACGGCGGAGACCATGCTCGTGTTCGATATCGCCGGGTACAGCCTGCACAAGGGCATCAGCGCCGGCAAATTCATCCAGTCCAACCCCGTCTCTGTTGGCGGCTATGAGTGGTGCATACGCTACTACCCTGACGGAGACGCAAGCAAGGAGAGCGAGGACCACGTGTCGGTCTACCTGGAGCTCCTGACCAAGGGCGCCAAGGCAAGGGTGATCTACGACCTGAGGCTGGTCAACCATGAAATCGATCTGACCACGGGGAGGTGCTGCCCGAAATCGCCGACAGAGTTCGACTCCCTCGACGCATCcatccttgggagaaacaagcagctCAAGAAGAAGAGAAGCGAACTAGAGAAGTCTCCATTCCTGCGGGATGACCACCTCATGATCGAGTGTGCCCTCACTGTGATCAAGGAACCACTTGTGGAGGAGACCGTTAAAATCCGGGTGCCACCCTCAGACTTGGCAGATAATCTTGGAAAATGGCTAGAGACGAAGGAGGAAACAGATGTGACATTCAATGTTAGAGGGGAGACCTTCCATGCGCATAAGATCTTGCTTGCGATGCGGTCACCGGTCTTCAAGGCCCAGCTCTATGGACCGATGGGAGACAGGACGGCGCGGAACATAACCGTGGAAGATATGCAGCCTGATGTTTTCAAGGACTTGCTTGACTTCATCTACT